The Pseudomonas iranensis genome includes a window with the following:
- a CDS encoding CpsD/CapB family tyrosine-protein kinase, translated as MDGSTNKSLSIASPSESNLTSTVLDLDLRILFLTAANPGAGTTTSALALASQLAQMSSGQVLLVDASQSANNLTQQMNLGKERGLRDLLFNPGNPPLLQDCVVQVSSLPFHVLPNGRPIRTLEHLTAERLSPLLDQLGSQYRFVVIDGDAVYSAADTLVISTQVDGVVFVVRAEDTRWEVAQAAVQRLTQAGAKVVGSVFNRRKYYMPKWLYKNL; from the coding sequence ATGGACGGTTCAACCAATAAAAGCCTGAGCATCGCCAGCCCCAGCGAATCGAATCTGACTTCGACCGTGCTGGATCTCGACCTGCGCATTCTGTTCCTGACCGCCGCCAACCCCGGCGCCGGCACTACCACCAGCGCGCTGGCACTGGCCAGTCAACTGGCGCAGATGAGCAGCGGCCAGGTGTTGCTGGTCGATGCCAGCCAGTCGGCGAACAACCTCACCCAGCAGATGAACCTCGGCAAGGAGCGCGGCCTGCGCGACCTGCTGTTCAACCCGGGCAACCCGCCGCTGTTGCAGGACTGCGTGGTGCAGGTTTCGAGCCTGCCCTTCCATGTGCTGCCCAACGGCCGGCCGATCCGCACGCTGGAACACCTGACCGCCGAGCGCCTGAGCCCGTTGCTCGACCAGTTGGGCAGCCAGTACCGCTTTGTGGTGATCGACGGCGACGCGGTGTATTCCGCCGCCGACACCCTGGTCATCAGTACTCAGGTCGACGGCGTGGTGTTTGTCGTGCGCGCCGAAGACACCCGCTGGGAAGTCGCCCAGGCCGCTGTGCAACGCCTGACTCAGGCCGGGGCGAAAGTGGTCGGCAGCGTGTTCAACCGGCGCAAGTACTACATGCCCAAATGGCTTTACAAAAACCTGTAA
- a CDS encoding sugar transferase has translation MTGHERSVSIAQMRPDKRVDPEHRMRLDAAIHRQGRGWLSGRDGGRPWQLSRTNRVVACLGALTILVLISPVLLGLALAIKLTSPGPVLFVQKRTGYRGRKFGMFKFRTMVSNAEELKESLRHLNKHGADAIDFKIDKDPRVTGIGSFLRRTSLDELPNLINVVTGDMRLVGPRPTSFNAYRYKDNHLARLAIYPGMTGLWQISGRSNIDFDQRVELDLSYIAEQSLLLDLKILLKTPFKVFSGHGAS, from the coding sequence ATGACTGGACATGAAAGAAGTGTGTCGATTGCACAGATGCGCCCTGACAAGCGCGTCGACCCGGAACATCGCATGCGCCTCGACGCAGCGATCCACCGTCAGGGTCGCGGCTGGCTCAGCGGCCGCGATGGCGGCCGCCCATGGCAGCTGTCGCGGACCAATCGGGTGGTCGCCTGCCTCGGCGCGCTGACGATTCTCGTGCTGATCTCGCCAGTGCTGCTGGGTCTGGCCCTGGCCATCAAGCTCACCAGCCCGGGGCCGGTGCTGTTCGTGCAGAAACGCACCGGTTATCGCGGGCGCAAGTTCGGCATGTTCAAGTTCCGCACCATGGTCAGCAACGCCGAAGAACTCAAAGAGTCGCTGCGCCACCTGAACAAGCACGGGGCAGACGCCATCGACTTCAAGATCGACAAGGACCCGCGCGTCACCGGCATCGGCAGTTTTCTGCGGCGCACCAGCCTCGATGAGCTGCCGAATCTGATCAACGTGGTGACCGGCGACATGCGCCTCGTCGGCCCTCGCCCGACCTCGTTCAACGCTTACCGCTACAAGGACAATCACCTCGCGCGTCTGGCGATCTACCCCGGCATGACCGGTCTGTGGCAGATCTCCGGACGCAGCAACATCGACTTCGACCAGCGCGTTGAGTTGGACCTCAGCTACATCGCCGAGCAGAGCCTTCTGCTTGATCTGAAGATTCTGTTGAAAACCCCCTTCAAAGTATTCAGCGGCCACGGAGCAAGCTAA
- a CDS encoding NAD-dependent epimerase — protein sequence MKILVTGAAGFIGAHCVLRLLRDGHSVVGLDNFNHYYDPQLKHDRVQWVREQVGDFPLATVDLAHASAIDALFAREQPQVVIHLAAQAGVRYSLDNPRAYLDSNLNGFLNILESCRHHPVEHLIYASSSSVYGANQHTPYSVKDGVNHPLSLYAATKKANELMAHSYSHLFGIPCTGLRFFTVYGPWGRPDMSPIQFARAISEGEPLKLFNYGEHQRDFTYIDDIIESIARLIDQPPQANPQWDREQPDPASSMAPWRLFNIGGQQPVALKTYLALMEKHLDQQAIVELLPLQPGDVLNTCAEASDLAQATGFQPRIELDEGLGRFIAWFRDYYPTARAPLAAD from the coding sequence ATGAAGATTCTGGTGACCGGTGCCGCCGGTTTCATTGGTGCCCATTGCGTCCTGCGCTTGCTGCGTGACGGGCATTCGGTGGTCGGCCTGGACAATTTCAACCACTACTACGACCCGCAGCTCAAGCACGACCGCGTGCAGTGGGTGCGCGAGCAGGTTGGCGATTTTCCGCTGGCCACGGTGGATCTGGCCCACGCTTCGGCGATCGACGCATTGTTTGCCCGCGAGCAGCCGCAAGTGGTGATCCACCTCGCCGCACAGGCCGGGGTGCGTTATTCGCTGGACAATCCACGGGCGTATCTGGACAGCAACCTCAACGGTTTCCTGAACATCCTCGAGAGCTGCCGGCATCACCCGGTCGAGCACTTGATCTATGCCTCGTCGAGTTCGGTGTACGGCGCCAATCAGCACACGCCTTACTCGGTCAAGGATGGCGTCAACCATCCGCTGTCGCTGTACGCCGCGACCAAGAAAGCCAATGAACTGATGGCGCACAGCTACAGCCATCTGTTCGGCATTCCCTGCACCGGCCTGCGCTTTTTCACCGTGTACGGGCCTTGGGGCCGGCCGGACATGTCGCCGATCCAGTTCGCCCGGGCGATCAGCGAAGGCGAGCCGCTGAAGCTGTTCAATTACGGCGAGCATCAGCGCGATTTCACCTACATCGACGACATCATCGAAAGCATCGCTCGCCTCATCGATCAGCCACCACAAGCCAATCCGCAGTGGGATCGCGAGCAGCCCGACCCCGCCAGCAGCATGGCACCGTGGCGCCTGTTCAACATCGGCGGGCAGCAGCCGGTTGCACTGAAAACCTACCTCGCGCTGATGGAAAAACATCTCGATCAGCAAGCCATTGTCGAGCTGCTGCCACTGCAACCGGGCGACGTGCTCAACACCTGCGCCGAGGCCAGCGATCTGGCCCAGGCCACCGGATTCCAGCCCCGGATAGAACTGGATGAAGGACTGGGCCGCTTCATCGCCTGGTTCCGCGACTACTACCCCACTGCCCGTGCGCCGCTTGCGGCTGATTGA
- a CDS encoding UDP-glucose dehydrogenase family protein: MDVSVFGTGYVGLIQAAALADVGHRVLCIDIDPNKIKQLQQAVPPISEPGLSATLEENIKAGRLLFSTQASDAVTHAELIFIAVGTPADEDGSADLSHVLNVARQIAGLMEADRTLIIKSTVPVGTADQVLATATSELLLRGKTELQVRVVSNPEFLKEGSALADCMRPDRIIIGTRDDAAREQMSELYAPFCRNHEKLMFMDNRSAELTKYAANAMLATRISFMNELANLTELLGADIEAVRKGIGSDPRIGYHFIYPGCGFGGSCFPKDLRALLHTAEHNGMPLKLLRSVTDVNDSQRHILFSKLRAQFPQGLAGKSIAVWGLAFKPNTDDMREAPSRYLMDALWAEGASVQAYDPEAMSECRRIYGYRNDLHLCATRDDTLEDADALVICTEWKNFRVVDFELLAEKLRSKVIIDGRNLYNPEQVAAAGLHYSGIGLRHIAPEGLRP; this comes from the coding sequence ATGGACGTGAGCGTATTTGGCACTGGCTATGTCGGACTTATACAAGCCGCTGCACTTGCCGATGTCGGCCATCGGGTTTTATGCATTGATATTGATCCGAACAAGATCAAACAACTGCAACAAGCGGTGCCGCCCATCAGTGAACCAGGCCTGTCCGCAACACTTGAAGAAAACATCAAGGCCGGGCGCTTGTTGTTCAGCACCCAGGCCAGTGATGCGGTGACTCACGCCGAGCTGATTTTCATCGCCGTCGGCACCCCGGCGGACGAAGACGGCTCTGCCGACCTCAGCCATGTGCTCAACGTCGCCCGGCAAATTGCCGGCCTGATGGAAGCCGATCGCACGTTGATCATCAAATCCACGGTGCCGGTCGGGACTGCCGATCAAGTCCTGGCCACGGCCACCAGCGAATTGCTGTTGCGCGGCAAAACCGAGCTGCAGGTGCGCGTGGTATCCAATCCGGAATTTCTCAAGGAAGGCAGCGCCCTCGCCGACTGCATGCGCCCGGACCGGATCATCATCGGCACCCGCGACGACGCTGCCCGCGAGCAGATGAGCGAGCTCTACGCGCCGTTCTGCCGCAACCACGAAAAACTGATGTTCATGGACAACCGCAGCGCCGAGCTGACCAAGTACGCGGCCAACGCGATGCTCGCCACCCGCATCAGTTTCATGAACGAACTGGCCAACCTCACCGAATTGCTCGGCGCCGACATCGAAGCGGTGCGCAAAGGCATCGGCTCCGACCCGCGCATCGGCTACCACTTCATTTATCCGGGCTGCGGCTTCGGTGGCTCGTGCTTTCCCAAGGATCTGCGTGCCCTGCTGCACACCGCCGAACACAACGGCATGCCGTTGAAACTGCTGCGCAGCGTCACCGACGTCAATGACAGCCAACGGCACATCCTGTTCAGCAAATTGCGCGCGCAGTTTCCGCAAGGCCTGGCCGGCAAATCCATCGCCGTCTGGGGCCTGGCGTTCAAACCGAACACCGACGACATGCGCGAAGCCCCCAGCCGTTACCTGATGGACGCGTTGTGGGCCGAAGGCGCCAGCGTGCAGGCTTATGATCCGGAAGCCATGTCCGAATGCCGGCGCATCTACGGCTACCGCAACGACCTGCACCTGTGCGCGACCCGCGACGACACCCTCGAAGACGCCGACGCGCTGGTGATCTGCACCGAGTGGAAAAACTTCCGCGTAGTCGATTTCGAACTGCTCGCCGAGAAGCTGCGTTCGAAGGTGATCATCGACGGGCGCAACCTGTACAACCCGGAACAGGTTGCCGCCGCCGGCCTGCATTACAGCGGTATCGGTCTGCGCCACATCGCCCCTGAAGGGCTGCGGCCATGA
- a CDS encoding sulfatase-like hydrolase/transferase encodes MFKYAKELLLVTYLLLFSDYYLDRLNAIGWGLNVLVFGAMFLALTFALYLTAYIRQALVRHAFALTMFAAAVFFDVYTRVTADYLRYSDFVSLVYSGGFIQEAAYQYRDAILRAVLSGLLLLFGIGLKPRHALFIPNTLRVAAPLVGVLMLSGLLFLRAGEGARGLPIMYTPLAYLNLFAYEALHDTVGPREAVTLARATPAVGHDIVLIIDESISGNYLDINAPFGVHSNLKQAPAGVDVFNFGYAASIANCSADTNVTLRYGGTRADYRRINSTLPSIWQYAKKAGLGTVYIDAQRTAGNLQNLMTAAEKNDIDSFVQFDQTSVRDRDMAAAAKLIELLNNNRPELIVINKVGAHFPVHDKYPDVFMAYRPTLPRGQFTEVADTGERTGFNGQPDDWVLYRNAYKNTLLWNVGEFFARVFAQANLNNALLIYTSDHGQDLHERGNPGLNTHCGGDPVEEEGLVPLVVIQGRGLQAPDWAANLPANKDRSSHYNIFPTLLQVMGYDLGAIEAVYGKPLSVPTADEFTFNYRFNARLGAKPEWKHIDLGSIVTPERAPASVAAGQ; translated from the coding sequence ATGTTCAAATACGCCAAGGAACTGCTTTTAGTTACCTATCTATTGCTCTTTTCCGACTACTACCTGGATCGGTTAAATGCTATCGGGTGGGGTTTGAATGTACTTGTTTTTGGCGCGATGTTTTTGGCGCTTACTTTCGCGTTATATCTAACTGCCTATATACGTCAGGCTCTCGTTCGACATGCATTCGCATTAACGATGTTTGCCGCAGCGGTTTTTTTTGATGTTTACACACGGGTTACCGCGGATTACCTGAGGTACAGCGATTTCGTTTCGCTGGTGTACTCCGGCGGCTTCATTCAGGAAGCGGCTTATCAGTATCGCGATGCGATCCTGCGCGCGGTGCTCAGTGGCTTGCTGCTGTTGTTCGGCATCGGACTCAAGCCGCGTCATGCGCTGTTCATACCCAACACGTTGCGGGTCGCGGCGCCCCTCGTCGGCGTATTGATGCTCAGCGGATTGTTGTTTCTACGAGCGGGTGAGGGCGCACGTGGGTTGCCGATCATGTACACGCCGCTGGCCTACCTGAATCTGTTTGCCTACGAAGCGCTGCACGATACCGTTGGCCCCCGTGAAGCGGTGACGCTTGCGCGCGCCACGCCAGCCGTCGGCCACGACATCGTGCTGATCATCGACGAAAGCATTTCCGGCAATTACCTCGACATCAACGCGCCGTTCGGCGTGCACAGCAACCTCAAGCAAGCGCCGGCCGGGGTCGATGTCTTCAACTTTGGCTACGCCGCCTCCATTGCCAATTGCAGCGCCGACACCAACGTCACCTTGCGCTACGGCGGCACCCGCGCCGACTACAGACGCATCAACAGCACGTTGCCGTCGATCTGGCAGTACGCGAAAAAGGCCGGGCTCGGCACGGTCTACATCGACGCCCAGCGCACCGCCGGCAACCTGCAGAACCTGATGACCGCCGCCGAAAAAAACGACATCGACAGTTTCGTGCAATTCGACCAGACCAGCGTGCGCGACCGCGACATGGCGGCAGCGGCGAAGCTGATCGAACTGCTCAACAACAATCGCCCCGAGCTGATCGTGATCAACAAGGTCGGCGCGCATTTTCCGGTGCATGACAAATACCCTGATGTGTTCATGGCTTACCGGCCGACGCTGCCCCGCGGACAGTTCACTGAAGTCGCCGACACTGGCGAACGCACCGGTTTCAACGGCCAGCCGGATGACTGGGTGCTGTATCGCAACGCCTACAAGAACACGCTGTTGTGGAACGTCGGCGAGTTCTTCGCCAGGGTGTTTGCCCAGGCCAACCTGAACAATGCGCTGCTGATCTACACCTCCGATCATGGCCAGGATCTGCATGAACGCGGCAACCCGGGCTTGAATACTCATTGCGGCGGCGACCCGGTGGAAGAGGAGGGGCTGGTGCCGCTGGTGGTGATCCAGGGTCGTGGATTGCAGGCGCCGGACTGGGCAGCGAATCTGCCGGCAAACAAGGACCGCTCCAGCCACTACAACATCTTCCCGACGCTGTTGCAGGTGATGGGCTACGACTTGGGCGCAATCGAAGCGGTGTATGGCAAACCGCTAAGCGTGCCGACGGCGGATGAGTTCACGTTCAACTACCGCTTCAATGCGCGTTTGGGGGCCAAGCCTGAGTGGAAGCATATTGATCTGGGCAGCATCGTTACGCCTGAGCGGGCGCCGGCGAGTGTGGCTGCGGGGCAGTGA
- a CDS encoding AraC family transcriptional regulator: MSKPHPQSVNAFYAPTLLPAIEELLARGISQGAIEAQLRRSLFDLRTPFTRMPLLMSRRFWAFAVEQSGDPLIGLAAGERFVSTATNGLTYLFDVAVSLERACEFFAEYFAFFNGHFRVQILREDGGVKLRLVEAGSLGAPAALTDYILVSLCSLVRRKLLASGVNRDPVLGVALVSASREQHQSALRTPVSAEQSCAAIYLDPQLFVMPLTPGNPALETTLVDLLEQTRCLSESTLLGQLSDYLIEDLASADWQQFCATQHVLERTAARRLKALGWTFSELLDEHRRYRAEDLLQSGALELVEVADRLGYSDVQGFNRAFARWLGCAPGEYRARFNKG; this comes from the coding sequence ATGAGCAAACCCCATCCGCAATCCGTCAACGCTTTTTACGCGCCGACCCTGCTGCCGGCCATTGAAGAATTGCTCGCGCGCGGCATCAGCCAAGGCGCAATCGAAGCACAACTGCGCCGCAGCCTGTTCGATCTGCGCACGCCGTTCACGCGCATGCCGCTGCTGATGTCGCGGCGCTTCTGGGCGTTTGCCGTGGAACAGAGCGGCGATCCACTGATCGGTCTGGCGGCGGGTGAACGCTTCGTTTCGACGGCCACCAATGGACTGACCTATCTGTTCGATGTCGCCGTGTCGCTGGAACGTGCCTGTGAGTTTTTCGCCGAGTACTTTGCGTTTTTCAACGGACATTTCCGTGTGCAAATCCTGCGTGAAGATGGCGGCGTAAAACTGCGCTTGGTCGAAGCCGGCAGTCTTGGTGCTCCGGCGGCGCTGACCGATTACATCCTTGTCAGCCTGTGCAGCCTGGTGCGGCGCAAGTTGCTCGCCAGCGGTGTGAATCGTGATCCGGTGCTGGGTGTGGCGCTGGTGTCGGCCAGCCGCGAGCAGCATCAATCGGCATTGCGCACCCCGGTGAGCGCAGAGCAGTCATGCGCGGCGATTTATCTGGATCCTCAGCTGTTCGTGATGCCGTTGACACCGGGCAATCCGGCATTGGAAACAACGCTTGTCGATCTGCTGGAGCAGACCCGATGTCTCAGTGAATCGACCTTGCTCGGACAGCTCAGCGATTATCTGATCGAAGATCTGGCTTCAGCGGACTGGCAGCAGTTCTGTGCTACGCAGCATGTGCTTGAGCGCACGGCGGCAAGGCGTTTGAAGGCGTTGGGCTGGACTTTCAGCGAACTGCTTGATGAGCATCGGCGCTATCGTGCCGAGGACCTGTTGCAGTCCGGGGCGCTGGAGCTGGTCGAAGTGGCGGATCGGTTGGGTTACAGCGATGTGCAGGGATTCAACCGGGCTTTCGCGCGCTGGCTGGGCTGCGCGCCTGGGGAGTATCGGGCGCGGTTCAACAAGGGTTGA
- a CDS encoding LysR family transcriptional regulator: protein MDLRQLRHLVALADYRNFGRAAEAINLSQPAFSRSIQTLERDLDCALVERSSREFRLTGQGELVLQHARRLLAGSQALHNELTQYNGLTGGELQFGCGPYPAQVLVPEALADFIDAHPAIRTRFHQGDWQQLTLWLREQQIEFFVADARHFVSDPQYQVHLLRTRPGRFFCRAGHPLLAQRDLRLRALLDYPIVGTRIPPMIRKVLADILGEQDFNPSVECAQFDAIQRVVLRSDAVGLATLEALREQLDRGLIELLDFVDVPHDEPALQLGYGIVSRAGFTLTPAARAMIEAILSVDRRLLAANGATGDARTT from the coding sequence ATGGATCTTCGCCAGCTTCGCCACTTGGTCGCCCTCGCTGATTACCGCAACTTCGGTCGCGCCGCCGAGGCGATCAACCTCAGCCAACCGGCCTTCAGCCGCAGCATCCAGACTCTGGAGCGTGATCTTGACTGCGCGCTGGTCGAGCGCAGCAGCCGCGAATTTCGCCTGACCGGGCAAGGCGAACTGGTGCTGCAACATGCGCGGCGCCTGCTCGCTGGCAGTCAGGCGCTGCACAACGAATTGACGCAATACAACGGCCTCACCGGCGGCGAACTGCAATTCGGTTGCGGTCCGTATCCGGCGCAGGTGCTGGTGCCGGAAGCGCTGGCCGACTTCATTGATGCGCATCCGGCGATTCGCACGCGGTTTCATCAGGGCGACTGGCAGCAATTGACGCTGTGGTTGCGCGAGCAGCAGATCGAGTTTTTCGTCGCGGACGCGCGGCACTTTGTCAGCGATCCGCAGTATCAGGTGCACCTGCTGCGCACGCGGCCGGGACGGTTTTTCTGTCGCGCCGGCCATCCGCTCCTCGCGCAACGAGACCTGCGATTGCGCGCCCTGCTCGATTACCCGATCGTCGGCACGCGCATTCCACCGATGATCCGCAAGGTGCTCGCCGATATCCTTGGTGAGCAGGACTTCAACCCGAGCGTCGAGTGCGCACAATTTGACGCAATCCAGCGCGTAGTGCTGCGCTCCGACGCGGTGGGGCTGGCCACGCTTGAGGCCTTGCGTGAACAACTTGATCGCGGCCTGATCGAGCTGCTCGACTTTGTCGACGTCCCCCATGACGAGCCGGCGCTGCAACTGGGTTATGGCATCGTCAGCCGCGCCGGTTTTACCCTGACGCCAGCAGCGCGGGCGATGATCGAGGCGATCCTCAGCGTCGATCGGCGTTTGCTGGCGGCTAACGGAGCGACGGGAGACGCGCGCACAACATGA
- a CDS encoding AraC family transcriptional regulator, producing MSQSLFASSAFTRTILAHARQSGLCPQRLMARVGICPSVLAGQHQLIAAQAVEQLWRECEWSGVAPTFGCELADGMATDCLQGLNILLDSSATLRASLKCFIDCLPRVISYVAVELVEAGDFAHLRLRSQQGHLHHFALDAAVITLVRNIARRLGGAPGDSFVSVSLRPTQMAGGWLRGVGIAVEQGEHLCLTLPRYNLDQVLLGANPFLHQSMLRHWHAETRAPAREDNLTMARHWLTAGDQPIERIAERLGYRQPSNFIRAFRKQFGITPKQFRLNPGQVC from the coding sequence ATGTCTCAGTCTCTGTTCGCCTCCAGCGCGTTTACCCGCACGATTCTCGCGCATGCTCGCCAGTCCGGACTGTGCCCGCAACGCTTGATGGCGCGCGTGGGGATCTGCCCGTCAGTGCTCGCCGGGCAGCATCAATTGATCGCCGCACAAGCGGTTGAACAGTTGTGGCGTGAGTGTGAATGGTCAGGGGTAGCGCCGACGTTTGGCTGTGAACTGGCCGACGGAATGGCGACCGATTGCCTGCAAGGACTGAATATCCTGCTCGACTCGTCCGCGACCTTGCGGGCCAGTCTGAAGTGCTTCATCGACTGCTTGCCAAGGGTGATCAGTTACGTTGCGGTGGAACTGGTCGAGGCGGGCGATTTCGCTCATTTGCGCCTGCGTTCGCAGCAGGGGCATTTGCATCATTTCGCTCTGGATGCGGCAGTGATAACGCTGGTGCGCAACATTGCCCGTCGATTGGGCGGGGCGCCTGGAGATTCGTTTGTGAGTGTCAGCCTGCGCCCGACGCAAATGGCCGGTGGCTGGCTGCGTGGAGTGGGTATCGCGGTGGAGCAGGGCGAACATCTGTGCCTGACCTTGCCGCGATATAACCTCGATCAGGTCTTGCTTGGCGCCAACCCGTTTCTGCACCAGAGCATGCTGCGCCACTGGCACGCTGAAACTCGCGCACCTGCGCGTGAGGACAATCTGACAATGGCGCGGCATTGGCTGACGGCGGGTGATCAACCGATCGAACGGATAGCTGAGCGGCTGGGTTATCGCCAGCCGAGCAACTTTATCCGCGCGTTTCGCAAACAGTTCGGGATTACGCCGAAGCAGTTCCGGTTGAATCCGGGGCAGGTTTGTTGA